The DNA sequence GCCGGCCGGTGCTTTCCAGGAACCGCAGGACGACGTCCTGGGGGGCGAGCTCCCCGGGTGAGGCGGGAGCGGGGGGATCGGCGCTCATGGGGGTGGAAGGATACGGACTTTCCCCGCCGCACGCAGTCAGGGCGGGGCCGCTGGGGACGACCCGACGCTACGGTGCTCCGTCGGCGACGGGCATACGGACGGACGCGTCCCGATCTCTTGCGGTACCGTTCCCGCGCCGGGACGCCGGACCCCGGGGTCCGGGGCGCGCGACGTTGCGACGACGCAGGAGGTTCCCACATGGCGGATGGAATCCCGTACGCGGACCTCGTCGGCGCCGCCGACCCGATCGAGCTTCTCGGATCGACCCCGCGCCGCATCGCCGGCCTCGTGAGCGGCTGGTCCTCGGCGCGGTGGTCGCTCAGCTATGCCGAGGGGAAGTGGACCGCCGCGCAGATCGTCCTGCACCTCGCCCAGGACGAGGTCGTCTTTGGGTGCCGTGCCCGTCTCGCGCTGACGGAGCCGGGATACGTCCCTCAGACCTTCGACGGGGACGACTGGGTCGCGCTCGAGTCGCCGTCGGAGCCCGTCGTCGCGCTTGCAGCATTCCTCGCCCTGCGGGCGCTCAACATCCGGCTCTACCGGAAGCTCACGGACGAGCAGCTCGCCCGTCCGATACCCCATCCGGATCTCGGCACCATCTACGTCGGGTGGATCATTCGCGTCCTCGCAGGGCACGACCTTCACCACCTCGGCCACCTCGAGACGATCGCGGGGCGTTGAAGGCCGGCGGCACCGGAACCCGCAACCAGCGCGCGCCGGCTATGCGGCCGCCAGCGCCTCCGTGACGAGCGCCCGCGCCTCTTCCTGGATGCGACGCAGGTGGTCGAGCCCGCAGAAGCTCTCCGCGTAGATCTTGTAGACGTCCTCGGTGCCCGACGGGCGTGCCGCGAACCAGCCGTCGGCCGTCGTCACCTTGAGCCCGCCGATCGCGGCGGCGTTCCCGGGGGCCTTCGTCAGGACGGCGGTGATCGGGGCGCCCGCCAGCTCCTTCGCCTTCACGTCCTGGGGTGAGAGCTTGCCGAGCCGCGATTTCTGCGCCGGGGTGGCCGGGGCGTCGATCCGCTCGTAGACCGGCTCGCCGTAGCGGGCCGTCAGCTCGCGGTAGACGACGCCGGGGTCCTTTCCGAGGACGGCGGTGATCTCCGCCGCGAGGAGGCCGAGGATCATCCCGTCCTTGTCCGTCGTCCAGACCGTCCCGTCGCGGCGGAGGAACGAGGCGCCCGCGCTTTCCTCGCCGCCGAAGCCGAGGTCTCCGTAGAGAAGCCCGGGGACGAACCACTTGAAGCCGACCGGCACCTCGACGAGCGTGCGGCCGAGGCCCGCGGCGACGCGGTCGATGAGGCTCGAGCTGACGAGCGTCTTGCCGATGCCGGCGTCCTTCCGCCAGCCGTCGCGCGCCCCGAAGAGGTAGTGGATGGCCACGGCGAGGTAGTGGTTGGGGTTCATGAGGCCCGCGGGTGTGACGATCCCGTGGCGGTCGGCGTCCGTGTCGTTCCCGACGGCGACCTGGTAGCGGTCGCGGATGGCGATCATCGAGGCCATCGCCGACGGGGAGGAGCAGTCCATCCGGATGCGGCCGTCCCAGTCGAGCGTCATGAAGCCGAAGGCGGGATCGACGCGCGGGTTCACGACGGTGAGGTCGAGACCCCAGCGCTCGGCGATCCGCTGCCAGAAGTCGACGGCGGCTCCGCCGAGCGGATCGACGCCGATGCGGACTCCGGCCGAGCGGATCGCCTCGAGGTCGACGACGGAGGCGAGGTCGTCGACGTAAGCCGTGAGGTAGTCGTGCGCCCGGGTCGTGGCGGCCTTCCTTGCGCGGGCGAAGGGGATCCTCTGCACGCCCTCGAGCGAAGCTGCGAGGAGCGCGTTCGCGCGATCCTCGATCGCCTTCGTCGCGTCGGTGTCGGCCGGCCCGCCGTGCGGCGGGTTGTACTTGAAGCCGCCGTCCTCGGGAGGGTTGTGGGAAGGCGAGATGACGATGCCGTCGGCGCGGGGGCCCTCGTGGTCGCGGTTCCAGGCGAGGACGGCGTGCGAGATGACGGGGGTCGGCGTGAACCGATCCGCCGCGTCGACGCGCGCCTCCACGCCATTCGCCGCGAGCACCTCGAGGGCCGTGCGGAACGCGGGCTCGGAGAGGGCGTGGGTGTCTTGCCCGAGGAAGAGCGGCCCCGATACGCCGTTCGCCCGCCGGACCTCGCAGATTGCCTGCGTCGTCGCGAGGATGTGCGCCTCGTTGAAGCTCGCCTTCAGCGACGAGCCCCGGTGCCCCGAGGTTCCGAACGCCACGCGCTGCCCGCGTTCGGCGGGGTCCGGCCGCTCGGTGTAGTAGGCGGCGAGGAGGCGGGGAACGTTGACGAGGTCAGCAGCCTCGGCGGGCAGGCCGGCGCGCGGATGGCTCATGGGTCCCTCCGGCCGGATACCGTAGGCGCCTCTCCCGGGGGAGTCAACGAGAGCGGATTCTCCCCCCGTTCATTTGAAGGCCTGCCACAGGGTGACGGCCCCCGAGGCGAAGAAGATCACCGACGCGCCGAGCTTGATCGCCCGCTCGGGCAACCTCTTGCCCAGTACGCTCGCGACACCGATGGCGAGGCCGTCCGCCGCGACCATCCCGAGGGTGCTCCCGATCCAGACGCCGACGAACGACGGGTACTGGGTCGCCACGCTGATGGTGGCGAGCATCGTCTTGTCTCCGAGCTCGGCGAGAAAGAAGGCGATCGCCACTGTCAGGAAAGGTCCGAAGCGGGCGGTCTTCTTCGTGTCCTCGTCCGAGATCTCGTCGCCCCGGAGCGTCCAGAGCCCGAAGGCGATGAAGGAAGCTCCGGCGAGCAGCTTGATCCAGAAATCGGGGAGGATCGTCCCGGCGGCTCCTCCCAGGAAGACGGAGAGGAGGTGGACGAGCAGCGTCGCCACGAAGACGGCAGCGAGGACCAGCTTCGCCGAATAGCGCGTCGCGAACGCCATGGCGACCAGCTGGGTCTTGTCTCCCAGCTCGGCGACGAACACGATGAAGAGCGAAACCCAGAAGGCGGTCAAACCGGACTCCCCGCGATGCGTTGCGCCTGGCCGAGGTGTCCGACGCCGGTTTGCGACGAGACTTCGGCCGGGCTTCTGCCCGTTCCGAAGGTCTCGTTCGCCCCGATCGGGGTGGGGGACCGGGTCCGCGAGGACCGGTGTGTCGATCTCCCCTCGGCCGCCACGGGCGGCCGGAACTACTCCCCTTACCGGCCGGCGAGTCTAGCACCGCGATGGCGCGCGGCGGTCCGTCGGCGCGAGGAGGTCGTAATCTGAAGCCGTTTCGACACCCCTCGTCGCGCCTTCCGGGAGATTCCATGACCGACCGTAACTTCGACGTGACCGACATCCCGGGCGGCGTCCCGGTGAAGAGCTGGACGCGGGGCGTCCCGTTCGAGCCCGAGGCGAAGAAGCAGCTCGCGAACATCGCCCGCCTCCCGTTCATCCACAAGTGGGTGGCGGCGATGCCCGACGTCCACCTCGGGATCGGGGCGACGGTCGGGAGCGTCGTCCCGACGCTCGGCGCGATCATCCCGGCCGCGGTCGGCGTCGACATCGGCTGCGGGATGATGGCGCTGAAGACCGACCTTTCGGCGAGCGACCTCCCGGACGACCTCCACGCGGTGAGGACCGCGATCGAGAGCGCCGTGCCGCACGGCCGGACCGACAACGGCGGCCGGAACGACCGGGGCGCCTGGGCCGACCCGCCCGAAGCCGTCCTCGAGGCGTGGGTGCCTCTCGAGCCGCGCCTCGCGGCGCTGGAGGAGAAGCATCCGGCCCTCCGCAAGGCGAACCACCTCGAGCACCTGGCGACACTCGGGACGGGGAACCACTTCATCGAGGTCTGCCTCGACGAGGAGGATTCCGTCTGGCTCATGCTCCACAGCGGGTCGCGCGGCATCGGGAACAAGATCGGCACCTACTTCATCGAGCTCGCCAGGGAGGACATGCGCCGGCACTTCATCAACCTGCCGGACGCCGACCTCGCCTACCTGCCCGAGGGTACGAAGCACTTCGCCGACTACGTCCAGGGCGTCAGCTGGGCCCAGGAGTACGCCATGACGAACCGGCGGCTGATGATGGCGAACGTCCTCGCCGCGCTCCGCACGCTTCCAGGCCTCCCGCCGTTCACGGCGGGGATCGTCGCCGTCAACTGCCACCACAACTACGTCGAGAGGGAGCACCACTACGGCAAGAACGTCTTCGTCACGCGGAAGGGGGCGGTGCGGGCGCGGAAGGGAGACCTCGGCGTGATCCCCGGCAGCATGGGGACCCGCTCGTACATCGTGCGCGGCCTCGGCAACCCCGAGAGCTTCGACTCGTGCAGCCACGGCGCGGGGCGGTCGATGTCGCGCGGCGAGGCGCGGCGCCGCTTCACCGTGGCCGACCACGTCAAGGCGACGGAAGGGATCGAGTGCAGGAAGGACGAGGGCGTCCTCGACGAGACGCCGGCGGCCTACAAGCCGATCGACGCGGTCATGGAAGCGCAGAAGGACCTCGTGGAGGTGCTCCACACGCTCCACCAGGTCGTCTGCGTGAAAGGATGACGTCGCTCGTTCGGCTCGACGGCTCCGTGGGAGAAGGCGGTGGTCAGGTCCTGGTTCCTCAGGCGAGCGCGACGACCGCAGCCGCCCGCGCGTGGAGCGCGGCGGTGTCGAAGAGCGGTACCGGGAACGGCTCGTCGCCGAGCAAAAGGCCGATCTCCGTGCAGGCGAGCACGATTCCTTCAGCACCGCGTGCGACGAGGTCCTGCATCACCTCCGTGTAGGCGTTTCGGGACGTCGCGAGGAGCTGACCGCGGCACAGCTCCTGGAAAATGACGCGGTCCACCAGCGCGCGCGCATCGGCCGGCGGCGTGAGCACGTCGATTCCGAGTCGAGCGAGGCGTGCCGCGTAGAAGTCCTCTTCCATCGTGAACCGCGTTCCCAGGAGCCCCACGTGCGTGAGGCCGGCGGCGCGAACGGCCGCTCCCGTCACGTCCGCGATATGGAGGAGCGGGATCCGGACCGCCGCTTCGAGCGTCTCCGCGACCTTGTGCATCGTGTTGGTGCAGAGGACGAGGACCCCCGCCCCGGCCTCCTCGAGGACGATGGCCTCATGAGCGAGCAGCCTTCCGATCTCCTCCCAGTCACCCGCGCGCATCAGGGCCTCGAGCGGCGCGAAGTCGACGCTCGACAGGAGGATCTTCGCGGAGTGCAGGCCCCCGAGCCGCTCGGACACCAGGCGGTTCAAGGTGGTGTAGTACGGCACCGTCGATTCCCAGCTCATCCCGCCGAGGAGCCCTATCGTCTTCATATGCGGAGTGTCACAGATCGCGGGCACGGTGGCGCGACTCCGGCGGATGTACTCGGAGCCTTCGCCGTCTCACGACGGCGGGCACCCCTCCGCTGCCATTGCAGGTCCCTTTCCGCGACCGGAACGCCGCGACGCCGCCGCGCCTGTCGACCTCGATCTCGCAGCAGCGGAGCAGAAGGTCGCGTATGCGGGCTCGCCCTCGCTGGGTCCGGGACTTCATTCCGGAGATGGAGATCCCGAGACGCTTCGCAGCCTCGACCTGGGAGAGTCCCTCGAACGTCGTGAGCGCGACGGCCTCGCGGTGCGCCGCCGGGAGCTGGTCGAGCATCGGCGACAGGCAGGCGGCGAGCTCGCGCTCGTCTCGCGCTTCGTCCTCCGGGACGACGGGCTCCGCGGCCTCGTCGAGCGATCCGCCCGCGTGACGCACCCGGACGTCGCGGGAGCGGTAGTGGTCGGTCAGGGCGTTACGCGTGACCTGGTAGAGCCACGCGGGGAGGCGGTCGGTCCGGTCCAGCGTCCCGCCCGAGCGGTGGACCCGCAGGAAGACCTCCTGAAGGAGATCGTCCGCATCCGCGGGGTCGCGAACGCGGCTGGCGATGAACGCCCGGAGCCGGCCGCTGAACTCGGACCAGACCGCCTCGGCTGACATGAGGTTACGCGGTTACGGTACCGCAACCGCAGCCCGCGGCGTTCGGGGTGGTCTTCGCGGGCGCGACGACGGTCCCGCAGCACGACGCGTCGTCAGGGGCGGCGGGGCAGCACGGCCCGCCCGCCATGGTCGCCTTCGCGTCGAAGAAGCGGAGGAGGTTCTCGGGGACTCCCGGGTACGGCTCCGGCTCCGCCGCCGGGGTCGGCGGAGCGTAGGCCGCGCTGAGGATCGCGTCGACGAGGAGGGCTTCCGGGGCTTCGGTGTACTCGCCGCCCTCGTAGACCCAGACCCGGCAGTCGGTCGCCTGACCAGCGATGTCGCCGCAAGATCCGCAGCGGCTCTCCTTCGTCCCGAGGGCCGCGTCACGGCCGTTCACGCGGATCGTGGGAGAGCTCAGGAAACGGTGTGCGCGGGCCTTCTCCTCGGAGTCGACGAGCACCTTCTTCAGGTTCACGGTCCTGCCCGTGGCGGAGAGAACCGAGCGGACGGCGTCGAGGCCGCGGGCGAGGTTCTCGTCCGTCCCCCGACACCGGGTGCAGGTCGTCAGGTCGATGTAGAGGAACTCGATGTCGATGGTCTTCGTGGCGGTCGTCATGGGCGATCTCTCCTGACGAGCCACCCTCGGGCGGCTCGTCATAGGAGACGGACGATCCTCGAAAAGGACGCAGCGCCGCCACAACGGTCTGGCCGGATCAGGATCCCGGAGGCTGGCCACGAGCGCCGGTCCGAGTGGTTCGCGGGACATCTGGCGGGCCTCATCGTTCACTGGAACGAGAACCCGACGCCCGTCGTCTGGACGAAGCCCTCCGGAGGGGAGACACTCGCGGGATGCTCGACTCCCTCAAGCGGTTCTTTCAGGAACGCATGGCCGGCCGCCCCGCGGAGGCCGCGGGCGACCCGGGCCAGCGCCTCCGCCTCACGGCCGCGACGCTCCTCGTCGAGGTGATGCGCGCCGACCCCGAGGTCCGGGACGAGGAGCGGACGGTCGTCCGCACCGCCCTCCAGGGGACGTTCGGCCTCTCGCTCGCCGACACC is a window from the Holophagales bacterium genome containing:
- a CDS encoding RtcB family protein — translated: MTDRNFDVTDIPGGVPVKSWTRGVPFEPEAKKQLANIARLPFIHKWVAAMPDVHLGIGATVGSVVPTLGAIIPAAVGVDIGCGMMALKTDLSASDLPDDLHAVRTAIESAVPHGRTDNGGRNDRGAWADPPEAVLEAWVPLEPRLAALEEKHPALRKANHLEHLATLGTGNHFIEVCLDEEDSVWLMLHSGSRGIGNKIGTYFIELAREDMRRHFINLPDADLAYLPEGTKHFADYVQGVSWAQEYAMTNRRLMMANVLAALRTLPGLPPFTAGIVAVNCHHNYVEREHHYGKNVFVTRKGAVRARKGDLGVIPGSMGTRSYIVRGLGNPESFDSCSHGAGRSMSRGEARRRFTVADHVKATEGIECRKDEGVLDETPAAYKPIDAVMEAQKDLVEVLHTLHQVVCVKG
- a CDS encoding TMEM165/GDT1 family protein; protein product: MTAFWVSLFIVFVAELGDKTQLVAMAFATRYSAKLVLAAVFVATLLVHLLSVFLGGAAGTILPDFWIKLLAGASFIAFGLWTLRGDEISDEDTKKTARFGPFLTVAIAFFLAELGDKTMLATISVATQYPSFVGVWIGSTLGMVAADGLAIGVASVLGKRLPERAIKLGASVIFFASGAVTLWQAFK
- a CDS encoding aspartate/glutamate racemase family protein gives rise to the protein MKTIGLLGGMSWESTVPYYTTLNRLVSERLGGLHSAKILLSSVDFAPLEALMRAGDWEEIGRLLAHEAIVLEEAGAGVLVLCTNTMHKVAETLEAAVRIPLLHIADVTGAAVRAAGLTHVGLLGTRFTMEEDFYAARLARLGIDVLTPPADARALVDRVIFQELCRGQLLATSRNAYTEVMQDLVARGAEGIVLACTEIGLLLGDEPFPVPLFDTAALHARAAAVVALA
- a CDS encoding DUF2703 domain-containing protein, whose protein sequence is MTTATKTIDIEFLYIDLTTCTRCRGTDENLARGLDAVRSVLSATGRTVNLKKVLVDSEEKARAHRFLSSPTIRVNGRDAALGTKESRCGSCGDIAGQATDCRVWVYEGGEYTEAPEALLVDAILSAAYAPPTPAAEPEPYPGVPENLLRFFDAKATMAGGPCCPAAPDDASCCGTVVAPAKTTPNAAGCGCGTVTA
- a CDS encoding DinB family protein; translated protein: MADGIPYADLVGAADPIELLGSTPRRIAGLVSGWSSARWSLSYAEGKWTAAQIVLHLAQDEVVFGCRARLALTEPGYVPQTFDGDDWVALESPSEPVVALAAFLALRALNIRLYRKLTDEQLARPIPHPDLGTIYVGWIIRVLAGHDLHHLGHLETIAGR
- a CDS encoding alpha-D-glucose phosphate-specific phosphoglucomutase encodes the protein MSHPRAGLPAEAADLVNVPRLLAAYYTERPDPAERGQRVAFGTSGHRGSSLKASFNEAHILATTQAICEVRRANGVSGPLFLGQDTHALSEPAFRTALEVLAANGVEARVDAADRFTPTPVISHAVLAWNRDHEGPRADGIVISPSHNPPEDGGFKYNPPHGGPADTDATKAIEDRANALLAASLEGVQRIPFARARKAATTRAHDYLTAYVDDLASVVDLEAIRSAGVRIGVDPLGGAAVDFWQRIAERWGLDLTVVNPRVDPAFGFMTLDWDGRIRMDCSSPSAMASMIAIRDRYQVAVGNDTDADRHGIVTPAGLMNPNHYLAVAIHYLFGARDGWRKDAGIGKTLVSSSLIDRVAAGLGRTLVEVPVGFKWFVPGLLYGDLGFGGEESAGASFLRRDGTVWTTDKDGMILGLLAAEITAVLGKDPGVVYRELTARYGEPVYERIDAPATPAQKSRLGKLSPQDVKAKELAGAPITAVLTKAPGNAAAIGGLKVTTADGWFAARPSGTEDVYKIYAESFCGLDHLRRIQEEARALVTEALAAA
- the sigZ gene encoding RNA polymerase sigma factor SigZ, which encodes MSAEAVWSEFSGRLRAFIASRVRDPADADDLLQEVFLRVHRSGGTLDRTDRLPAWLYQVTRNALTDHYRSRDVRVRHAGGSLDEAAEPVVPEDEARDERELAACLSPMLDQLPAAHREAVALTTFEGLSQVEAAKRLGISISGMKSRTQRGRARIRDLLLRCCEIEVDRRGGVAAFRSRKGTCNGSGGVPAVVRRRRLRVHPPESRHRARDL